The Lycium barbarum isolate Lr01 chromosome 12, ASM1917538v2, whole genome shotgun sequence genome includes a region encoding these proteins:
- the LOC132621163 gene encoding uncharacterized protein LOC132621163 has protein sequence MERHVTVTKPSRSDEVLDEDEQLRIANEVKALFEAQAPKRLPKPNRSEPEYSVNPTSPLEDIPIPELDNLRSLQSQGGSVFSETNCSEQEEFVETQYYDELVSIDKQHHTTGSGFIKAVDQTDGNIYNLQLNGGQENGRARVFKTNPATNDWIPSSDDYQVGFTSSKPSRSESD, from the exons ATGGAACGACATGTAACGGTGACGAAACCTAGCCGGAGTGACGAAGTTTTAGACGAAGATGAGCAGTTGCGGATCGCCAATGAAGTCAAAGCGCTGTTCGAAGCACAAGCACCTAAAAGACTCCCAAAACCTAACCGCAGTGAACCTGAATATTCAGTCAACCCCACTTCCCCTTTAGAGGATATCCCTATTCCTGAGCTTGACAATCTCCGATCTCTTCAATCTCAA GGTGGTAGTGTCTTTTCGGAAACTAATTGCTCGGAGCAAGAAGAGTTTGTGGAAACTCAGTACTATGATGAGTTGGTTTCCATTGACAAACAGCATCACACG ACCGGAAGTGGGTTCATTAAGGCGGTTGATCAAACGGATGGAAACATTTACAATCTTCAATTGAATGGTGGTCAAGAGAATGGCAGAGCCAGAGTGTTCAAGACTAATCCAGCGACAAATGACTGGATTCCCAGCAGTGATGATTATCAG GTTGGATTTACCTCCTCAAAACCGAGCCGGAGCGAAAGTGATTAG
- the LOC132624710 gene encoding uncharacterized protein LOC132624710, whose translation MGTEGRSDKSTGELASLPQLKVADASPYSLHPSDHPGLIFVTDPLSENGENYFTWRRTFLNALHSKNKAGFVNGTVERPKENSQDLQPWIQCNAIVLSWLTNAIAKELQGSAARVETAREIWVDLEERFTQGSGLPK comes from the coding sequence ATGGGAACTGAAGGACGGAGTGATAAAAGCACGGGAGAACTAGCAAGTCTGCCTCAACTCAAAGTTGCAGATGCTTCTCCCTATTCCTTGCATCCATCCGATCACCCAGGTTTGATTTTTGTTACCGATCCTCTTAGCGAAAATGGAGAAAACTATTTCACTTGGAGAAGAACTTTTCTTAACGCACTGCACTCTAAAAACAAGGCTGGATTTGTTAATGGAACCGTCGAGAGACCAAAAGAAAACTCTCAGGATTTACAGCCATGGATACAGTGCAATGCCATTGTGCTTTCATGGCTTACGAATGCAATTGCCAAAGAACTGCAGGGTAGTGCCGCACGTGTTGAAACTGCCAGAGAAATTTGGGTAGATCTGGAAGAGCGATTTACCCAAGGAAG